A genomic window from Scophthalmus maximus strain ysfricsl-2021 chromosome 17, ASM2237912v1, whole genome shotgun sequence includes:
- the LOC118288851 gene encoding testis-expressed protein 2-like isoform X1 produces MAIMEESKLIFSLDRHDEGPTVAFSKNKPQARESLPDLRLGIDLDLSQGHRSQPPFLHHSPSSPGSLADLSASSAGLLVTTNLVKSSSTDLEPRESGSLRGKPLLSLVKSLSTEISRRVEPEVNLSKSDSKLHLHPWKQLTQAKIPEVRPEAGVLNENAAWASPTSTGSMSPTEPRGSSLIAELEDTRRKFSEAMQDPLSMLSKIMGDESSGSPKQGRISNAGDSPASQGSCGREGSSEDADFKCRRRTDGEHRGVCDTPLRRLQKGSPIKSPASPEHHSQSRDSHFEIHTHGDMIQVVELQNKSRGTHHTACIPTQGSISGSSLPIYWLLPVGLLAYGFFVLPLPSYLTGLSLGVACGFMLGLVVVFMFAPRHSNARGKKSSRFKSNMDPLDGKLTDTEILEGWMNETHSYDPETFHPSITNPVQVTLEGSQLRLAHQRANVPRRATFDETPCEAAFSRSRTCQLANSKVSLLPPGLARKRVWNKKYPICITLAEGEVVEESLVEGQQEEEKAERHTTLDHQLPGTLYLFGRTGREKEEWFQHFLSASRAGAQSSVSSEENAETLSGGDAAKDSAEEMQDLPGAMKTRTLLDFSAYMIQLIGSESCNPTPSPCHSDQGSPTTNKKIHNEEHGSEGEAGVESGAGPVGGGCSTEGQPTWVNSLVGRIFWDFLREKYWTDQVAHKIQKKLSKIKLPYFMNELTLADLDMGTCLPQVLNTSKPKLDHRGLWLEMELMYTGCLQMTLETKMNLCKLGKEGEDEAQVVPETQHVGSKPRLCILADSDEESSSADSSDEEEVPPFEPQGSVGDKGTMVAADGHTGGSTSRKILRFVDKIAKSKYFQKATENEYIRKKIAEVSNMPLMLSVEVLELSGTLAINIPPPPTDRIWYSFQGPPRLDLHVRPMLGEREVTFTHVTEWIEKKLQCEFQKVLVMPNMDDLYLPLMTSGLENSPASHHSSVQSTSQQSSMESQESMSE; encoded by the exons GCCTTctccaaaaacaaaccacaagcCAGAGAGAGCCTGCCTGACCTCAGACTGGGGATTGATTTGGACCTGAGCCAAGGCCATCGCTCCCAGCCCCCCTTCCTGCatcactccccctcctccccaggCTCTCTAGCTGATCTGTCAGCATCATCAGCGGGCCTGCTTGTTACCACCAACTTGGTCAAATCTTCCTCCACGGACCTAGAGCCGAGGGAGAGCGGCTCTCTAAGAGGCAAACCTCTCCTCAGCCTGGTCAAATCCCTGAGCACAGAGATCTCCCGTCGGGTCGAGCCTGAGGTCAACCTCTCCAAGTCGGACTCCAAGCTGCATTTGCATCCCTGGAAGCAGCTTACCCAGGCAAAGATCCCAGAGGTGAGGCCTGAAGCGGGAGTGCTGAATGAAAACGCTGCCTGGGCGTCACCTACTTCCACAGGCAGCATGTCGCCCACCGAACCCCGGGGTAGCTCGCTGATCGCTGAGCTAGAGGACACACGGAGGAAGTTCTCGGAGGCCATGCAGGATCCCCTCAGCATGCTGAGTAAGATCATGGGGGATGAAAGCTCTGGCAGCCCTAAGCAGGGGAGGATATCTAATGCCGGAGACTCACCAGCCTCCCAAGGAAGCTGTGGACGAGAGGGGAGCAGTGAAGATGCAGACTTTAAGTGCCGGAGGAGGACTGATGGTGAGCATAGAGGGGTGTGTGACACTCCTCTGAGAAGACTCCAAAAGGGTTCACCAATAAAATCCCCGGCCTCCCCAGAACACCACAGCCAAAGCAGAGACAGCCATTTTGAAATTCACACTCATGGAGATATGATTCAAGTGGTGGAGCTCCAGAATAAATCCAGAGGGACACATCACACAGCATGCATCCCGACTCAAGGCTCCATCTCAGGTTCATCGCTGCCTATTTACTGGCTCCTCCCTGTGGGTCTTCTAGCTTATGGGTTCTTTGTGCTGCCTCTCCCCTCTTATCTGACAGGTCTGTCTCTGGGGGTTGCATGTGGCTTTATGCTGGGCCTGGTGGTGGTGTTCATGTTTGCCCCACGCCACTCAAATGCAAGAGGCAAAAAGAGCTCTCGCTTCAAGTCCAACATGGATCCGCTGGATGGAAAGCTCACAGATACAGAAATCCTGGAG GGCTGGATGAACGAGACGCACAGCTACGACCCTGAGACTTTCCACCCATCCATCACAAACCCTGTCCAGGTCACACTGGAGGGCAGCCAGCTCCGCCTGGCACACCAGCGCGCCAACGTCCCTCGGCGGGCGACGTTCGACGAGACACCCTGCGAGGCCGCATTTTCGCGTTCACGCACTTGTCAGCTGGCTAACAGTAAG GTGTCTTTGCTGCCTCCCGGTTTAGCTCGCAAGAGGGTGTGGAACAAAAAGTATCCCATCTGCATCACTCTGGCTGAGGGCGAGGTAGTGGAGGAGAGTCTGGTGGAggggcagcaggaggaagaaaaggcagaaagaCACACCACACTGGACCACCAGCTTCCTGGCACCCTCTACCTGTTTGGCCgcacaggaagagagaaggaagagtgGTTCCAGCATTTCCTGTCAGCCTCGAGGGCTGGAGCCCAGAGCAGTGTAAGCAGTGAGGAGAACGCAG AAACGCTCTCTGGTGGAGATGCCGCTAAAGACAGCGCAGAGGAGATGCAGGATTTGCCGGGAGCCATGAAAACAAGAACTTTATTGGACTTCAGCGCCTATATGATTCAGCTGATTGGCTCAGAGAGTTGTAATCCCACCCCCAGCCCCTGCCACAGTGACCAGGGAAGCCCCACCACCAACAAGAAG ATTCACAACGAAGAGCACGGCTCTGAAGGTGAAGCAGGAGTGGAGTCTGGTGCTGGTCCAGTTGGAGGAGGATGCTCCACAGAGGGCCAGCCCACCTGGGTGAACTCCCTGGTGGGAAGGATCTTCTGGGACTTTCTGCGGGAGAAGTACTGGACCGATCAGGTGGCCCACAAGATCCAGAAGAAACTCAGCAAGATCAAG TTGCCATACTTCATGAATGAGCTGACACTGGCTGATCTGGACATGGGTACCTGCCTACCTCAAGTCCTGAACACCTCCAAACCTAAACTGGACCACAGAG GCCTGTGGTTGGAAATGGAGTTGATGTACACAGGCTGCCTTCAGATGACCCTGGAGACTAAGATGAACCTGTGTAAGCTGGgtaaagagggagaggatgaggctCAAGTCGTTCCAGAGACCCAACATGTGGG CTCTAAGCCCAGGCTGTGCATACTGGCTGATAGTGATGAAGAGTCATCAAGCGCAGACTCatctgatgaggaggaggtccCTCCGTTTGAGCCCCAGGGATCTGTGGGAGATAAGGGCACAATGGTAGCAGCTGATGG GCACACTGGTGGCAGCACAAGTAGGAAAATCCTGAGATTTGTGGACAAGATAGCAAAGTCCAAATATTTCCAGAAGGCCACAGAGAACGAGTACATCAGAAAGAAGATCGCTGAAGTGTCCAACATGCCTCTGATGCTCAGTGTCGAGGTCCTGGAGCTGTCCGGTACTCTGGCCATCAACATCCCGCCTCCTCCTACTGACAGGATATG GTACAGTTTCCAGGGGCCTCCTAGGTTAGACCTCCACGTCCGTCCCATGCTCGGGGAGAGGGAGGTCACCTTCACCCATGTCACTGAGTGGATTGAGAAGAAACTGCAGTGTGAGTTCCAG AAAGTGCTTGTCATGCCCAATATGGATGATCTATACCTGCCCCTGATGACATCTGGCCTGGAAAACTCACCTGCATCCCACCACTCTTCAGTTCAGTCCACATCCCAACAGTCCTCCATGGAGTCCCAGGAGTCCATGTCAGAGTAG
- the LOC118288851 gene encoding testis-expressed protein 2-like isoform X2 encodes MAIMEESKLIFSLDRHDEGPTVAFSKNKPQARESLPDLRLGIDLDLSQGHRSQPPFLHHSPSSPGSLADLSASSAGLLVTTNLVKSSSTDLEPRESGSLRGKPLLSLVKSLSTEISRRVEPEVNLSKSDSKLHLHPWKQLTQAKIPEVRPEAGVLNENAAWASPTSTGSMSPTEPRGSSLIAELEDTRRKFSEAMQDPLSMLSKIMGDESSGSPKQGRISNAGDSPASQGSCGREGSSEDADFKCRRRTDGLSLGVACGFMLGLVVVFMFAPRHSNARGKKSSRFKSNMDPLDGKLTDTEILEGWMNETHSYDPETFHPSITNPVQVTLEGSQLRLAHQRANVPRRATFDETPCEAAFSRSRTCQLANSKVSLLPPGLARKRVWNKKYPICITLAEGEVVEESLVEGQQEEEKAERHTTLDHQLPGTLYLFGRTGREKEEWFQHFLSASRAGAQSSVSSEENAETLSGGDAAKDSAEEMQDLPGAMKTRTLLDFSAYMIQLIGSESCNPTPSPCHSDQGSPTTNKKIHNEEHGSEGEAGVESGAGPVGGGCSTEGQPTWVNSLVGRIFWDFLREKYWTDQVAHKIQKKLSKIKLPYFMNELTLADLDMGTCLPQVLNTSKPKLDHRGLWLEMELMYTGCLQMTLETKMNLCKLGKEGEDEAQVVPETQHVGSKPRLCILADSDEESSSADSSDEEEVPPFEPQGSVGDKGTMVAADGHTGGSTSRKILRFVDKIAKSKYFQKATENEYIRKKIAEVSNMPLMLSVEVLELSGTLAINIPPPPTDRIWYSFQGPPRLDLHVRPMLGEREVTFTHVTEWIEKKLQCEFQKVLVMPNMDDLYLPLMTSGLENSPASHHSSVQSTSQQSSMESQESMSE; translated from the exons GCCTTctccaaaaacaaaccacaagcCAGAGAGAGCCTGCCTGACCTCAGACTGGGGATTGATTTGGACCTGAGCCAAGGCCATCGCTCCCAGCCCCCCTTCCTGCatcactccccctcctccccaggCTCTCTAGCTGATCTGTCAGCATCATCAGCGGGCCTGCTTGTTACCACCAACTTGGTCAAATCTTCCTCCACGGACCTAGAGCCGAGGGAGAGCGGCTCTCTAAGAGGCAAACCTCTCCTCAGCCTGGTCAAATCCCTGAGCACAGAGATCTCCCGTCGGGTCGAGCCTGAGGTCAACCTCTCCAAGTCGGACTCCAAGCTGCATTTGCATCCCTGGAAGCAGCTTACCCAGGCAAAGATCCCAGAGGTGAGGCCTGAAGCGGGAGTGCTGAATGAAAACGCTGCCTGGGCGTCACCTACTTCCACAGGCAGCATGTCGCCCACCGAACCCCGGGGTAGCTCGCTGATCGCTGAGCTAGAGGACACACGGAGGAAGTTCTCGGAGGCCATGCAGGATCCCCTCAGCATGCTGAGTAAGATCATGGGGGATGAAAGCTCTGGCAGCCCTAAGCAGGGGAGGATATCTAATGCCGGAGACTCACCAGCCTCCCAAGGAAGCTGTGGACGAGAGGGGAGCAGTGAAGATGCAGACTTTAAGTGCCGGAGGAGGACTGATG GTCTGTCTCTGGGGGTTGCATGTGGCTTTATGCTGGGCCTGGTGGTGGTGTTCATGTTTGCCCCACGCCACTCAAATGCAAGAGGCAAAAAGAGCTCTCGCTTCAAGTCCAACATGGATCCGCTGGATGGAAAGCTCACAGATACAGAAATCCTGGAG GGCTGGATGAACGAGACGCACAGCTACGACCCTGAGACTTTCCACCCATCCATCACAAACCCTGTCCAGGTCACACTGGAGGGCAGCCAGCTCCGCCTGGCACACCAGCGCGCCAACGTCCCTCGGCGGGCGACGTTCGACGAGACACCCTGCGAGGCCGCATTTTCGCGTTCACGCACTTGTCAGCTGGCTAACAGTAAG GTGTCTTTGCTGCCTCCCGGTTTAGCTCGCAAGAGGGTGTGGAACAAAAAGTATCCCATCTGCATCACTCTGGCTGAGGGCGAGGTAGTGGAGGAGAGTCTGGTGGAggggcagcaggaggaagaaaaggcagaaagaCACACCACACTGGACCACCAGCTTCCTGGCACCCTCTACCTGTTTGGCCgcacaggaagagagaaggaagagtgGTTCCAGCATTTCCTGTCAGCCTCGAGGGCTGGAGCCCAGAGCAGTGTAAGCAGTGAGGAGAACGCAG AAACGCTCTCTGGTGGAGATGCCGCTAAAGACAGCGCAGAGGAGATGCAGGATTTGCCGGGAGCCATGAAAACAAGAACTTTATTGGACTTCAGCGCCTATATGATTCAGCTGATTGGCTCAGAGAGTTGTAATCCCACCCCCAGCCCCTGCCACAGTGACCAGGGAAGCCCCACCACCAACAAGAAG ATTCACAACGAAGAGCACGGCTCTGAAGGTGAAGCAGGAGTGGAGTCTGGTGCTGGTCCAGTTGGAGGAGGATGCTCCACAGAGGGCCAGCCCACCTGGGTGAACTCCCTGGTGGGAAGGATCTTCTGGGACTTTCTGCGGGAGAAGTACTGGACCGATCAGGTGGCCCACAAGATCCAGAAGAAACTCAGCAAGATCAAG TTGCCATACTTCATGAATGAGCTGACACTGGCTGATCTGGACATGGGTACCTGCCTACCTCAAGTCCTGAACACCTCCAAACCTAAACTGGACCACAGAG GCCTGTGGTTGGAAATGGAGTTGATGTACACAGGCTGCCTTCAGATGACCCTGGAGACTAAGATGAACCTGTGTAAGCTGGgtaaagagggagaggatgaggctCAAGTCGTTCCAGAGACCCAACATGTGGG CTCTAAGCCCAGGCTGTGCATACTGGCTGATAGTGATGAAGAGTCATCAAGCGCAGACTCatctgatgaggaggaggtccCTCCGTTTGAGCCCCAGGGATCTGTGGGAGATAAGGGCACAATGGTAGCAGCTGATGG GCACACTGGTGGCAGCACAAGTAGGAAAATCCTGAGATTTGTGGACAAGATAGCAAAGTCCAAATATTTCCAGAAGGCCACAGAGAACGAGTACATCAGAAAGAAGATCGCTGAAGTGTCCAACATGCCTCTGATGCTCAGTGTCGAGGTCCTGGAGCTGTCCGGTACTCTGGCCATCAACATCCCGCCTCCTCCTACTGACAGGATATG GTACAGTTTCCAGGGGCCTCCTAGGTTAGACCTCCACGTCCGTCCCATGCTCGGGGAGAGGGAGGTCACCTTCACCCATGTCACTGAGTGGATTGAGAAGAAACTGCAGTGTGAGTTCCAG AAAGTGCTTGTCATGCCCAATATGGATGATCTATACCTGCCCCTGATGACATCTGGCCTGGAAAACTCACCTGCATCCCACCACTCTTCAGTTCAGTCCACATCCCAACAGTCCTCCATGGAGTCCCAGGAGTCCATGTCAGAGTAG